ATGTATCATTTTTTATTGTAACAATTTCAATTGCAATTAAATCGTTTTCTAAATATAATTTAAATCCATTTATAAGTAATACAAACTCAATAGCATACCTTAAAAAATCAATAATAAAATTTATATTCAGTACTAACATTGCTAGTACATTAAAAGTTATTTCATCTAAACTTGATGTATTAGTAATCTCAGCTTTATCACCAGTAAATTCGGCAGCTCAAGTTGTAGGTCTGTATAAGGTTGCATCAAGGGTTTCTGGTTCTTTGCTTATGTTTTCAGATCCGTTGTTAACAGCAGTTTATCCTGAGATTTCAAGACTCTCAGCAACTGGAGAGCAGAAAAAAATAAGAGGATTATTAATAATGTTAACGAAAATACTATTTTTAGTTTGTACTACATATTTTGTTGGCATGTATTTTTTTGGTGGATACATTTTAGGAATTTTAGGTAAAGAATATATTTCGGCTTTAAACGTAATTTTAGTAATGATTATTGGAGTTTCATCGGCTGTTATTTTCTTTTGGGCAAGACCAATGCTATTAGTACATGGTAAAGCAAGTAAAACAATTTGGGCTACTTTAATATCAATTAGTTTGCAATTTTCACTACTATATTTTCTTGTTCCAAAATATGGAGAGCTTGGAGCAGGCATTGCAAGTGCATCTTCTTACATTGTTGCAGTAATTGTGTTTCTAATTTTTTTAACTCAAAAAACTATTAAATAGTTACGATTTATTCTTTTAACAAATGTATTTCAAAATCAAATCAATCTAATATTTCTGGAAGAGAATCTTGATTTTGAGAATACTTAGTTTTTTTACTCCCTTTATATAAGTCATATTTAACAAACCTACACTCTAGAGCTCCATTATAAAGTTTAATTTTTTTTGATGTTGATAAACCGAGTAATTTAAGTGCTGAAAAATTTGAAGTTATAATCCATGCTGTATTTCCAATCCAGTTTTTCTTTAAACTATCACCAATAGATTTGTAAAAGAAATCAATATCATCTTTTTTCATTCTATCACCATAAGGTGGATTGAACATTATTAAAGCATTTTTAATTGGAGAATTAATTGGTTCCAAAAAATCCTGTACACCAAAAATAATATCACCATTAACTTTTCCAATTGCAGCATTTTTGGTACTTAAATCAATAGATTTTTGAGAAATATCAAAAGCATAAATACTGTGATTAAAATCTTTAATCTCTTCTAAAGTTTTATCGTATACTTCTTCATACAATGGCTCATCAAAATCTGCCCAACTCATAAAGCCAAAATCATCTCTAAGTAATCCTGGTGCAATATTTCGAGCAATATAAGCAGCTTCAATAGCAATTGTTCCAGATCCACACATTGGATCTATAAAATCACAATCTCCATCCCAACCAGATAAAATTATCATAGCTGCAGCAAGGCATTCATTAATTGGTGCAGTATCAGAATGAGCTCTATATCCTCTATGATTAAGAATTTCTCCAGAACTATCTAAAGAAATTCCACATTGATTTTCATAAATGTGAAGATGTATCTTTATATCAGGGTTATCAGTATCCACACTTGGCCTTGAGTCATATTTATCTACAAAATAATCAGCTATTGCATCTTTAACTTTTAGAGTTGCATACTGTGAATGAGTAAAAATTTGAGAATAGACCGAGCTTGAAATTGAAAATGTTTGTTTAATTGAAATTATTTTATCCCATTCAATTTTTCTTACATTAGCATACAATTCATATTCAGATTTTGCTTTAAAATTTAAAATAGGTTTTAAAATTTTAAGAGCAGTTCTTAATTTTAAATTAGCATAATACAAGAGTCTTTTATCTCCTTTAAAAACTACAGCCCTTGTTCTTAATCCTATATCTTTTGCACCACAGGACTCTAATTCGGCTTTTAAAGTATCCTCTAAGCCTTCAAGGGTTATAGCAACTAAATCAAATTTATCGTCTAAAATTTCTTGCATTAATAATATACTTTTAAAAATAATTTTAAAAAAAATAACCCCTAAACATCAAACAAAAGATTTAATCTGGAATTAATTCCTTTTTTAAGTACTTAGCAGTTAAACTTTTGGTTGAATTAATAATATCCTCAGGAGTACCTTCAACAACAATTTCACCACCATATTTTCCACCCTCAGGACCTAAATCTATTACCCAATCTGCACATTTAATAACATCTAAATTATGTTCAATAACAACTACTGTATTCCCTTTATCAGTTAAAGACTGGAGCACTTTTAATAACATATTTACATCTTCAAAATGCAAACCAGTTGTTGGTTCATCTAATATATAAAATGTTTTACCAGTTTGAACTTTACTTAACTCAGTTGCAAGTTTAACTCTTTGTGCTTCACCGCCAGAAAGAGTTGGAGCTTGCTGACCAACTTTAATATAACCTAAACCAACATTTTGGAGAGTTTGAACTTTCCTTTGAATTTTAGGAATATCTTGAAAAAATATTACTGCCTCGTCAACAGTCATTTCAAGAATATCAGAAATAGATTTTCCTTTAAAGTGAACTTCTAAAGTTTCTCTATTATATCGCTTCCCATTACAGAATTCGCAAGTAACAAAAACATCGGGTAGAAAATTCATTTCAATAGTTTTCATTCCAGCACCTTCACATTCGTTACACCTACCACCAGCAACATTAAAACTGAACCTACCTTGTTTGTAACCTCTAATTTTTGATTCCTGAAGCTGAGCAAATAAATCTCTAATCAAAGTAAACAATCCTGTATAAGTTGCAGTGTTACTTCTTGGAGTTCTACCAATTGGTGATTGATCAATTTCAATCACTTTATCAATAAATTCTAAACCTTCAATTTTACTATAAGGCATTGGAACAGTTACACTATCATAAAAATGCTTGGATAAAATCGGATAAAGTGTTCTGTTCATTAAAGTACTTTTACCTGATCCACTCATACCAGTTATACAAATGAATTTTCCAAGTGGTAATTTAAGTGTTATATCTTTTAAATTATTACCTGTTGCATTATATAATACAATCTCTTTACCATTTCCAACTCTTCTATCTTTAGGAATAGCAATAATTTTAGTTTGGCTTAAATAAGCTAATGTTAAAGAATCTAAATTATCTGAATATAATATGTTATTCCCATAAAATATCTTTGTAGAATCTTTCGATAATTTATTCGATTTAGATTTATCTTTTGAATTAATACTCTTAGAATTTAATTTCCTTTCTTTAACATAATTCAGATAATCTAATGTGTTTGCTTCAGCTACAATTTTACCTCCATTAACCCCTGCTCTAGGTCCTATATCAATTATATAATCTCCAGATTCAATCATTTCTTTATCATGTTCAACAACAATTACTGTATTACCAATATCTCTAAGTTTCTTTAAAGAAAGAATAAGTTTTGCGTTATCATGCTGATGTAATCCAATTGAAGGCTCATCGAGTACATACATAACCCCAGATAATTGTGAGCCAATTTGAGTTGCTAACCTAATTCTTTGCGATTCACCTCCACTTAAAGTTTTAGCAGATCTATTTAATGATAAATAATGCAAACCAACTTCAAGTAAAAATGAAATTCTATCATTTATCTCCTTTAAAATTAACCTGCCAATTTGCATTTGTCTTGATGAAAGAACTAAATTATTTATTATTTGTGATGCATCGCTTAATGAGCATTTACAAATATCAAAAATATTATTATTATCAATTTTTACAGCTAATGATTCTGGTTTTAAGCGACTTCCAAAGCAATCTCTGCAAACTTCTGTATTCATAAACGCACTTAATCTTTCTTTCCAAGCAGAATTTTTTGTTTCTGAAAAATATTTATCTAACATTTTTAATAATCCCTCAAACTTCATTTGATAAATTTGAGTTCTGCCATTGGCATAAGTAATTGTTGTTTCAAATCTTTCTTTTTTGTCACCATAGAACAATATATTCAAAGCATCATCACTCCACAAATTAAGAGGTGTATTTGAATCATATCCAAAATGCTTTGCAATACCTTCAATCTGTGCCCAATTTGGTGTTCTATCAGGTTTGCCTAGAGGTGCAATTGCCTCTTCATTTAAAGAAAGATTTTTGTTTGGAATAATTTTGCCTTCGATAAATCCAGAAAGTTCACCTAAACCTTGGCAAGTACTACAATAACCATAAGGAGTATTAAATGAGAATGAATTTGGTTCAGGTTCTTCAAATGAAATAT
Above is a window of Chlorobiota bacterium DNA encoding:
- the uvrA gene encoding excinuclease ABC subunit UvrA — encoded protein: MSVNNKSTKVKHTSIEGVTVQGARVHNLKNVDVFIPRDSLTVITGLSGSGKSSLAFDTIYAEGRRRYVETLSPYARQFLGGIEKPEVDLIEGLSPAISIEQKTISGSPRSTVGTVTEVYDFLRLLFARVGVQHCTNCGLPVVRQTIEQIIDNIYEKYSLQKISVLAPIVRGRKGHYQELFEKISKDGFTRVRCDKEFKEIIPEMKLDRYKIHSIEIVIDRIDVKEESKSRLYNSIETALKYGEGSIVITVWDNMLIPDDIYSEKNSCPNCNISFEEPEPNSFSFNTPYGYCSTCQGLGELSGFIEGKIIPNKNLSLNEEAIAPLGKPDRTPNWAQIEGIAKHFGYDSNTPLNLWSDDALNILFYGDKKERFETTITYANGRTQIYQMKFEGLLKMLDKYFSETKNSAWKERLSAFMNTEVCRDCFGSRLKPESLAVKIDNNNIFDICKCSLSDASQIINNLVLSSRQMQIGRLILKEINDRISFLLEVGLHYLSLNRSAKTLSGGESQRIRLATQIGSQLSGVMYVLDEPSIGLHQHDNAKLILSLKKLRDIGNTVIVVEHDKEMIESGDYIIDIGPRAGVNGGKIVAEANTLDYLNYVKERKLNSKSINSKDKSKSNKLSKDSTKIFYGNNILYSDNLDSLTLAYLSQTKIIAIPKDRRVGNGKEIVLYNATGNNLKDITLKLPLGKFICITGMSGSGKSTLMNRTLYPILSKHFYDSVTVPMPYSKIEGLEFIDKVIEIDQSPIGRTPRSNTATYTGLFTLIRDLFAQLQESKIRGYKQGRFSFNVAGGRCNECEGAGMKTIEMNFLPDVFVTCEFCNGKRYNRETLEVHFKGKSISDILEMTVDEAVIFFQDIPKIQRKVQTLQNVGLGYIKVGQQAPTLSGGEAQRVKLATELSKVQTGKTFYILDEPTTGLHFEDVNMLLKVLQSLTDKGNTVVVIEHNLDVIKCADWVIDLGPEGGKYGGEIVVEGTPEDIINSTKSLTAKYLKKELIPD
- a CDS encoding class I SAM-dependent RNA methyltransferase — translated: MQEILDDKFDLVAITLEGLEDTLKAELESCGAKDIGLRTRAVVFKGDKRLLYYANLKLRTALKILKPILNFKAKSEYELYANVRKIEWDKIISIKQTFSISSSVYSQIFTHSQYATLKVKDAIADYFVDKYDSRPSVDTDNPDIKIHLHIYENQCGISLDSSGEILNHRGYRAHSDTAPINECLAAAMIILSGWDGDCDFIDPMCGSGTIAIEAAYIARNIAPGLLRDDFGFMSWADFDEPLYEEVYDKTLEEIKDFNHSIYAFDISQKSIDLSTKNAAIGKVNGDIIFGVQDFLEPINSPIKNALIMFNPPYGDRMKKDDIDFFYKSIGDSLKKNWIGNTAWIITSNFSALKLLGLSTSKKIKLYNGALECRFVKYDLYKGSKKTKYSQNQDSLPEILD